The following proteins are encoded in a genomic region of Ctenopharyngodon idella isolate HZGC_01 chromosome 12, HZGC01, whole genome shotgun sequence:
- the adgra1a gene encoding adhesion G protein-coupled receptor A1 isoform X2, with translation MLWLLFTARNICKEVSKAPPIPQDRDPPTQPRPKATIFRFYLVSGGVPLIIVGVTAAVSLENYGSRDDAPYCWMAWEPSLGGFYGPTAFLVLVMCIYFLCTFVQLKRHPERKYELKAMTEEQQRLAAAEIGHCHAVSGEPGEHGDHTGCTAITASMLANEHSFKAQLRATAFTLFLFLATWVFGALAVSQGHFLDMIFSCLYGAFSVTLGLFLLIQHCAKRDDVWHRWWACCPNKPKVEVNGEAAGNAVPATQSHSHTPSHGQNQIHCQVDSSCLGKPLLSPHLHSPSPHCKLGTLPSTQNHTSTCCATLHSPSSLIGNVTRPQSLPDELPRPTLPLQSCLKDRSKTRSFNRPRPCLRDYSYHMTSTSMDGSVHSSHLDSPHSVHLDNPLTCHTSHLDTQLSCHSPHPDNQLRCPSPSPHLESLASHSLHDSLSCHSGHLDSQLSCHRHMCCAKADPFSSICCPKAEPFVSPCQAEDPDMGPLMYSCTKMADKQDEAMLHLDITPPRAPLSCSQATLGRKGTLSRRGTLSRNSSQQEDYLLTSDSTGNIRTGPWKNETTV, from the exons ATGCTTTGGCTGCTCTTCACTGCCAGGAATATCTGCAAGGAGGTGTCCAAGGCTCCGCCCATACCTCAGGACAGGGACCCTCCCACACAACCACGCCCTAAAGCCACCATTTTCAG GTTTTATCTGGTCAGTGGTGGGGTACCCCTAATCATAGTGGGCGTTACGGCTGCTGTTAGCTTGGAAAACTATGGCAGCAGAGATGACGCTCCTTA CTGTTGGATGGCCTGGGAGCCCAGTCTGGGGGGCTTCTATGGACCCACTGCCTTCTTGGTCTTGGTAATGTGCATCTACTTTCTGTGCACATTCGTGCAGCTAAAGCGGCACCCGGAGCGCAAGTACGAGCTCAAGGCCATGACCGAAGAACAGCAGCGTCTAGCCGCGGCTGAAATTGGCCACTGCCACGCCGTCAGTGGAGAGCCAGGTGAGCACGGTGATCACACAGGCTGCACAGCCATCACAGCCTCTATGTTGGCCAATGAGCACTCTTTCAAAGCTCAGCTGAGGGCCACCGCCTTTACGCTCTTCCTCTTCCTGGCCACCTGGGTTTTCGGAGCACTGGCTGTATCACAGGGCCATTTTCTAGACATGATCTTCAGCTGCCTGTACGGAGCATTTTCAGTCACATTGGGGCTTTTTCTGCTGATTCAGCACTGTGCAAAACGTGATGACGTGTGGCACCGGTGGTGGGCCTGTTGCCCCAACAAACCAAaggtggaagtcaatggggaagCGGCGGGGAACGCTGTCCCCGCCACCCAAAGTCACAGCCATACCCCGTCCCATGGGCAGAACCAAATCCATTGCCAGGTCGACTCGTCCTGCCTGGGTAAACCTCTGCTCTCCCCGCACCTCCACTCCCCATCGCCGCACTGTAAGTTGGGTACTCTGCCTTCCACCCAAAACCACACAAGCACCTGCTGTGCCACGCTTCACAGTCCCTCCTCCTTGATCGGGAATGTGACCCGTCCACAGTCCCTCCCTGATGAACTGCCCCGGCCAACCCTTCCCCTGCAAAGCTGCCTAAAGGACAGGTCTAAGACTCGCTCTTTCAACCGACCTCGGCCCTGCCTCAGGGACTATTCTTACCACATGACCTCCACCAGCATGGATGGCAGCGTGCACAGCTCCCATTTGGACAGCCCCCACAGCGTACACCTGGACAACCCTCTCACCTGCCACACGTCACACTTGGATACTCAACTCTCTTGTCACAGCCCCCATCCGGACAACCAGCTGCGCTGCCCCAGTCCTAGTCCTCACCTCGAGAGTCTGGCCTCGCACAGCCTTCACGATAGCCTCTCCTGCCATAGCGGGCACTTGGACAGTCAGCTCTCCTGCCACAGACACatgtgctgtgccaaagcagaCCCGTTCTCAAGCATATGCTGCCCTAAAGCTGAACCGTTTGTCAGCCCTTGCCAGGCGGAGGATCCTGACATGGGTCCGCTGATGTACAGTTGCACAAAAATGGCAGATAAACAGGACGAAGCCATGCTGCACTTGGATATAACACCTCCGCGGGCACCTCTGTCATGCTCCCAGGCCACGCTTGGCAGGAAAGGCACCCTCAGCCGGAGAGGGACGCTGAGTCGGAACAGTAGTCAGCAGGAGGACTACCTACTTACCTCTGATTCCACAGGTAACATTAGGACTGGACCTTGGAAAAACGAGACAACCGTGTAG